From Etheostoma cragini isolate CJK2018 chromosome 10, CSU_Ecrag_1.0, whole genome shotgun sequence, the proteins below share one genomic window:
- the LOC117952272 gene encoding uncharacterized protein LOC117952272 isoform X1 — protein MEETYLLNHPGVRKKILAGGAGPLPHLPPGTKLVFHFQTLLDNFERTVIDDSRLAGRPAEIFVGKMFKMEVWETLLASMRIGEVAEFWCDAVHTGLYPIVSKGMRLIAQGKDPLEGQRHMCGMGNMFNYHSTGFPELDELMRTPQPLIFIMELLQVGDPMSYQRESWMMEKDEKLQEVPILHMQGNALVKQRQFKKAASKYKEAVLLLKTVQSREMPGDVDYINLGRMIIPLELNYCQCMLELEEYYEVIEHTTELLEKHKDCVKGYYKRAKAHAAVWNEKEARRDFNMVAHLDITLASLVSRELKTLSECMKEKYWEEKEKYWNILEKKENKNKDKERVDDDEEEDKVEDKGIQENVTTERKDEVEEGKGQEESPSILCAEPETHKEELRGNKEARPSEINPNTANEKEGKDWQQMLRLVMFLQNEGNFLIKENHFEEASVKFKEAIEYVDILQSMQVDQQNEDWESLEKVRLPLTLNLSQCMLELKQYQQVVELNNKLLKKHKGNFKAVYQRARAHVALCYVDEAKRDLHMVEKLDPMFQPFVRQELRKLGESVRNMHARQNKTYWDATQEKWGPGGSKAKSAARKKNVKCTQKATEVKTEAAKKTADSKIEDKESSEKPTPAETQGVSDAETEKELVVKAEQSIKDLESGRMTGEGLDNENTECVVDRQGAQDNRATDTDSDPAPTGTGPKNVVSKRSASDKGRKKVKCQSGAAPGPSRTSQGSKVTWDKPGNGGTQSE, from the exons ATGGAGGAGACGTACCTTCTCAACCATCCAGGTGTCCGGAAGAAGATTCTGGCAGGAGGCGCAGGACCACTGCCACACTTACCACCTGGGACTAAG CTGGTTTTCCATTTCCAGACGCTGCTGGACAACTTTGAACGTACAGTCATCGATGACAGTCGACTGGCTGGCAGGCCGGCTGAGATTTTTGTTGGAAAGATGTTCAAGATGGAAGTCTGGGAGACCTTGCTGGCTTCAATGAGGATTGGAGAGGTGGCTGAGTTCTGGTGTGATGCCGTT CACACAGGCTTGTACCCCATCGTGTCCAAGGGAATGAGGCTAATCGCTCAAGGGAAAGACCCCCTTGAGGGTCAGAGACACATGTGCGGCATGGGAAACATGTTCAACTATCACTCTACTGGTTTCCCAGAGCTGGATGAGCTAATGAGAACTCCTCAACCACTCATTTTTATCATGGAGCTGCTGCAG GTGGGAGACCCCATGTCCTACCAAAGAGAGTCTTGGATGATGGAAAAGGATGAGAAGCTTCAGGAGGTGCCAATTCTCCACATGCAGGGCAATGCGCTGGTCAAGCAGAGACAATTCAAAAAGGCTGCCAGCAAGTACAAAGAGGCCGTCCTGCTGCTGAAAACAGTCCAGTCGAGA gAGATGCCGGGGGATGTGGACTACATTAATTTGGGTCGGATGATCATCCCCCTGGAGTTGAATTATTGCCAGTGTATGTTGGAGCTGGAGGAGTATTATGAAGTTATAGAGCACACCACCGAACTGCTGGAGAAACACAAAG ACTGTGTGAAGGGCTACTACAAGAGAGCGAAGGCCCATGCTGCTGTGTGGAATGAAAAGGAAGCCCGGAGAGACTTCAACATGGTGGCCCACCTTGACATCACTCTGGCCTCTCTTGTCAGTCGCGAGCTGAAAACCCTGTCAGAATGCATGAAGGAGAAGTActgggaggagaaggagaaataCTGGAATATACTggagaaaaaggagaacaaaaataaagacaaagaaagggTGGATGACGATGAAGAGGAGGACAAGGTGGAAGACAAAGGAATACAAGAAAATGTgaccacagagagaaaagatgaaGTGGAGGAAGGAAAAGGTCAAGAAGAATCTCCATCCATTCTCTGTGCTGAACCTGAAACCCATAAAGAGGAACTCAGGGGAAATAAGGAAGCGAGGCCTTCTGAGATCAATCCAAACACTGCCAatgaaaaagagggaaaggacTGGCAGCAGATGTTACGACTGgtcatgtttctgcagaacGAAGGAAATTTCCTCATTAAGGAAAACCACTTCGAAGAGGCTTCTGTAAAATTCAAGGAGGCCATAGAATATGTGGACATACTTCAAAGTATG CAGGTGGATCAACAGAACGAGGACTGGGAGTCGCTGGAGAAAGTGCGTCTTCCGCTGACTCTCAACCTCAGCCAGTGCATGCTGGAGCTTAAGCAATACCAGCAAGTGGTGGAGCTCAACAACAAGCTGCTAAAGAAGCACAAAG GAAACTTTAAGGCAGTCTATCAGCGAGCACGAGCACACGTCGCTTTATGCTATGTGGACGAAGCAAAGAGGGACCTTCATATGGTGGAGAAATTAGACCCAATGTTTCAACCCTTCGTCCGCCAGGAACTGAGAAAGCTGGGTGAGAGTGTACGCAACATGCATGCCCGCCAGAATAAGACTTACTGGGATGCAACACAGGAGAAGTGGGGTCCTGGTGGGAGCAAGGCAAAAAGTGCAGCAAGAAAGAAGAATgtcaaatgcacacaaaaagcCACTGAAGTaaaaactgaagcagctaagaAGACAGCAGACAGTAAGATAGAAGACAAGGAAAGCTCAGAGAAACCTACTCCTGCTGAGACCCAGGGAGTGAGTGAcgcagaaacagagaaagaactTGTTGTGAAAGCAGAGCAGAGTATTAAAGATCTAGAGAGTGGGAGAATGACTGGAGAGGGGTTAGATAATGAAAATACAGAGTGTGTGGTGGACAGGCAGGGTGCACAAGATAATCGAGCGACAGATACAGATAGCGATCCTGCGCCCACCGGCACAGGCCCGAAAAATGTTGTGAGCAAGAGATCAGCAAGCGATAAGGGCAGAAAGAAGGTCAAATGCCAATCAGGTGCTGCACCGGGCCCAAGCAGAACAAGCCAAGGGAGCAAAGTCACCTGGGATAAGCCAGGAAATGGTGGCACTCAATCAGAATAG
- the LOC117952272 gene encoding uncharacterized protein LOC117952272 isoform X2 — translation MEETYLLNHPGVRKKILAGGAGPLPHLPPGTKLVFHFQTLLDNFERTVIDDSRLAGRPAEIFVGKMFKMEVWETLLASMRIGEVAEFWCDAVHTGLYPIVSKGMRLIAQGKDPLEGQRHMCGMGNMFNYHSTGFPELDELMRTPQPLIFIMELLQVGDPMSYQRESWMMEKDEKLQEVPILHMQGNALVKQRQFKKAASKYKEAVLLLKTVQSREMPGDVDYINLGRMIIPLELNYCQCMLELEEYYEVIEHTTELLEKHKDCVKGYYKRAKAHAAVWNEKEARRDFNMVAHLDITLASLVSRELKTLSECMKEKYWEEKEKYWNILEKKENKNKDKERVDDDEEEDKVEDKGIQENVTTERKDEVEEGKGQEESPSILCAEPETHKEELRGNKEARPSEINPNTANEKEGKDWQQMLRLVMFLQNEGNFLIKENHFEEASVKFKEAIEYVDILQSMVDQQNEDWESLEKVRLPLTLNLSQCMLELKQYQQVVELNNKLLKKHKGNFKAVYQRARAHVALCYVDEAKRDLHMVEKLDPMFQPFVRQELRKLGESVRNMHARQNKTYWDATQEKWGPGGSKAKSAARKKNVKCTQKATEVKTEAAKKTADSKIEDKESSEKPTPAETQGVSDAETEKELVVKAEQSIKDLESGRMTGEGLDNENTECVVDRQGAQDNRATDTDSDPAPTGTGPKNVVSKRSASDKGRKKVKCQSGAAPGPSRTSQGSKVTWDKPGNGGTQSE, via the exons ATGGAGGAGACGTACCTTCTCAACCATCCAGGTGTCCGGAAGAAGATTCTGGCAGGAGGCGCAGGACCACTGCCACACTTACCACCTGGGACTAAG CTGGTTTTCCATTTCCAGACGCTGCTGGACAACTTTGAACGTACAGTCATCGATGACAGTCGACTGGCTGGCAGGCCGGCTGAGATTTTTGTTGGAAAGATGTTCAAGATGGAAGTCTGGGAGACCTTGCTGGCTTCAATGAGGATTGGAGAGGTGGCTGAGTTCTGGTGTGATGCCGTT CACACAGGCTTGTACCCCATCGTGTCCAAGGGAATGAGGCTAATCGCTCAAGGGAAAGACCCCCTTGAGGGTCAGAGACACATGTGCGGCATGGGAAACATGTTCAACTATCACTCTACTGGTTTCCCAGAGCTGGATGAGCTAATGAGAACTCCTCAACCACTCATTTTTATCATGGAGCTGCTGCAG GTGGGAGACCCCATGTCCTACCAAAGAGAGTCTTGGATGATGGAAAAGGATGAGAAGCTTCAGGAGGTGCCAATTCTCCACATGCAGGGCAATGCGCTGGTCAAGCAGAGACAATTCAAAAAGGCTGCCAGCAAGTACAAAGAGGCCGTCCTGCTGCTGAAAACAGTCCAGTCGAGA gAGATGCCGGGGGATGTGGACTACATTAATTTGGGTCGGATGATCATCCCCCTGGAGTTGAATTATTGCCAGTGTATGTTGGAGCTGGAGGAGTATTATGAAGTTATAGAGCACACCACCGAACTGCTGGAGAAACACAAAG ACTGTGTGAAGGGCTACTACAAGAGAGCGAAGGCCCATGCTGCTGTGTGGAATGAAAAGGAAGCCCGGAGAGACTTCAACATGGTGGCCCACCTTGACATCACTCTGGCCTCTCTTGTCAGTCGCGAGCTGAAAACCCTGTCAGAATGCATGAAGGAGAAGTActgggaggagaaggagaaataCTGGAATATACTggagaaaaaggagaacaaaaataaagacaaagaaagggTGGATGACGATGAAGAGGAGGACAAGGTGGAAGACAAAGGAATACAAGAAAATGTgaccacagagagaaaagatgaaGTGGAGGAAGGAAAAGGTCAAGAAGAATCTCCATCCATTCTCTGTGCTGAACCTGAAACCCATAAAGAGGAACTCAGGGGAAATAAGGAAGCGAGGCCTTCTGAGATCAATCCAAACACTGCCAatgaaaaagagggaaaggacTGGCAGCAGATGTTACGACTGgtcatgtttctgcagaacGAAGGAAATTTCCTCATTAAGGAAAACCACTTCGAAGAGGCTTCTGTAAAATTCAAGGAGGCCATAGAATATGTGGACATACTTCAAAGTATG GTGGATCAACAGAACGAGGACTGGGAGTCGCTGGAGAAAGTGCGTCTTCCGCTGACTCTCAACCTCAGCCAGTGCATGCTGGAGCTTAAGCAATACCAGCAAGTGGTGGAGCTCAACAACAAGCTGCTAAAGAAGCACAAAG GAAACTTTAAGGCAGTCTATCAGCGAGCACGAGCACACGTCGCTTTATGCTATGTGGACGAAGCAAAGAGGGACCTTCATATGGTGGAGAAATTAGACCCAATGTTTCAACCCTTCGTCCGCCAGGAACTGAGAAAGCTGGGTGAGAGTGTACGCAACATGCATGCCCGCCAGAATAAGACTTACTGGGATGCAACACAGGAGAAGTGGGGTCCTGGTGGGAGCAAGGCAAAAAGTGCAGCAAGAAAGAAGAATgtcaaatgcacacaaaaagcCACTGAAGTaaaaactgaagcagctaagaAGACAGCAGACAGTAAGATAGAAGACAAGGAAAGCTCAGAGAAACCTACTCCTGCTGAGACCCAGGGAGTGAGTGAcgcagaaacagagaaagaactTGTTGTGAAAGCAGAGCAGAGTATTAAAGATCTAGAGAGTGGGAGAATGACTGGAGAGGGGTTAGATAATGAAAATACAGAGTGTGTGGTGGACAGGCAGGGTGCACAAGATAATCGAGCGACAGATACAGATAGCGATCCTGCGCCCACCGGCACAGGCCCGAAAAATGTTGTGAGCAAGAGATCAGCAAGCGATAAGGGCAGAAAGAAGGTCAAATGCCAATCAGGTGCTGCACCGGGCCCAAGCAGAACAAGCCAAGGGAGCAAAGTCACCTGGGATAAGCCAGGAAATGGTGGCACTCAATCAGAATAG